A single region of the Nocardioides aurantiacus genome encodes:
- a CDS encoding TetR/AcrR family transcriptional regulator: MAAPSPGFSERQRRLLEAGVRVVARAGLRGLTHRAVDQEAGLAQGTCSAYMRTRLALLTRLTEYVVHRLAADIDALTADLEAHGVDPDHALRATSAVLRGWLRDPDLLVARMELSLESTRQPELAVPVRAHGERLVHVVEHAVARAHPAWTAQETSLRASTLVAALDGVLLRSLREPPEGRAAGLEAAVGLLLEQLVAARP, from the coding sequence GTGGCAGCGCCCTCCCCCGGCTTCTCCGAGCGCCAGCGGCGACTCCTCGAGGCGGGCGTCCGGGTCGTCGCCCGCGCGGGGCTGCGCGGCCTGACCCACCGGGCGGTCGACCAGGAGGCGGGGCTCGCGCAGGGCACCTGCTCGGCGTACATGCGCACGCGGCTGGCGCTGCTCACCCGCCTCACGGAGTACGTCGTGCACCGGCTCGCCGCGGACATCGACGCCCTGACCGCCGACCTCGAGGCCCACGGGGTCGACCCCGACCACGCGCTGCGGGCCACCTCGGCGGTGCTGCGCGGCTGGCTGCGCGACCCCGACCTGCTCGTCGCGCGCATGGAGCTGTCGCTGGAGAGCACCCGCCAGCCCGAGCTCGCGGTGCCGGTGCGGGCGCACGGCGAGCGGCTCGTCCACGTCGTGGAGCACGCCGTCGCCCGCGCCCATCCGGCCTGGACGGCCCAGGAGACCTCGCTGCGGGCGAGCACGCTGGTCGCGGCGCTCGACGGGGTGCTGCTGCGCAGCCTGCGGGAGCCTCCGGAGGGGCGGGCCGCCGGGCTGGAGGCCGCCGTCGGCCTGCTCCTGGAGCAGCTCGTGGCCGCCCGTCCCTGA
- a CDS encoding acetyl-CoA C-acetyltransferase has translation MPEAVIVSAARTPIGRANKGSLKDFRPDDLTALAVRAALDKIPALDPTTIDDLILGCGLPGGESGFNMGRVVSTLLGLDSVPGTTVTRYCSSSVQTSRMALHAIKAGEGDVFVSAGVETVSRFAKGTSDHLPGTVNPRFDDAQSRSAKLAEGGQDWRDPREDGDLPDIYVAMGQTAENVANLRGLDRRELDEFGVRSQNLAEKAIADGFWAREITPVTTPDGTVVSADDGPRAGVTYESVAGLKPVFRPDGVVTAGNCCGLNDGAAAVVVMSDTKAAELGLTPLARIVSTGVSGLSPEIMGLGPVEATRRALAIAGMSIGDIDLVEINEAFAAQVVPSYQELGIDLDRLNVNGGAIAVGHPFGMTGARLQNTMINSLDWHDKSTGLITMCVGGGQGMAMILERV, from the coding sequence ATGCCCGAGGCAGTGATCGTGTCCGCAGCCCGCACCCCCATCGGGCGTGCCAACAAGGGCTCGCTCAAGGACTTCCGTCCCGACGACCTCACGGCCCTGGCCGTGCGAGCCGCGCTGGACAAGATCCCGGCCCTGGACCCGACCACGATCGACGACCTGATCCTGGGCTGCGGCCTCCCCGGCGGCGAGTCCGGCTTCAACATGGGCCGCGTCGTCTCCACGCTGCTGGGCCTGGACTCCGTGCCGGGCACCACCGTGACGCGCTACTGCTCCTCCTCGGTGCAGACCTCCCGGATGGCGCTGCACGCCATCAAGGCCGGTGAGGGCGACGTGTTCGTCTCGGCCGGCGTCGAGACCGTCTCGCGGTTCGCCAAGGGCACCTCCGACCACCTCCCCGGCACCGTCAACCCCCGCTTCGACGATGCCCAGTCGCGCAGCGCGAAGCTTGCCGAGGGCGGCCAGGACTGGCGCGACCCGCGCGAGGACGGCGACCTGCCCGACATCTACGTCGCCATGGGCCAGACGGCCGAGAACGTCGCCAACCTGCGCGGCCTGGACCGCCGGGAGCTGGACGAGTTCGGCGTGCGCAGCCAGAACCTCGCCGAGAAGGCCATCGCCGATGGCTTCTGGGCCCGCGAGATCACCCCGGTCACCACCCCCGACGGCACCGTCGTCAGCGCCGACGACGGCCCGCGCGCCGGCGTCACCTACGAGTCGGTCGCCGGCCTGAAGCCGGTCTTCCGGCCCGACGGCGTGGTCACGGCCGGCAACTGCTGCGGCCTCAACGACGGTGCGGCCGCCGTGGTCGTCATGTCCGACACCAAGGCGGCCGAGCTGGGCCTGACCCCGCTCGCGCGCATCGTCTCGACCGGCGTCAGCGGGCTGTCCCCCGAGATCATGGGCCTCGGCCCCGTCGAGGCGACCAGGCGGGCGCTGGCCATCGCCGGCATGTCGATCGGCGACATCGACCTGGTGGAGATCAACGAGGCGTTCGCGGCCCAGGTCGTCCCGTCGTACCAGGAGCTCGGCATCGACCTCGACCGGCTCAACGTCAACGGCGGCGCCATCGCCGTCGGTCACCCCTTCGGCATGACCGGGGCGCGGCTGCAGAACACGATGATCAACTCGCTGGACTGGCACGACAAGTCCACCGGCCTGATCACGATGTGCGTCGGTGGCGGCCAGGGCATGGCCATGATCCTCGAGCGCGTCTGA
- a CDS encoding MarR family winged helix-turn-helix transcriptional regulator has translation MGSGHDEVTWLETGQQQAWRAFIMGSELLLHQLDRELRAEHELSFSEYEILVRLSEAEDGRMRMALLADSMSHSRSRVTHTIARMERAGLVERHASASDGRGVVAVMTPQGRDLLVQAAPTHVRGVRQHLVDLASPEDFAALGRIFDEVSDRLLRDLPAGADIRDEAQRPG, from the coding sequence ATGGGGAGTGGACACGACGAGGTCACGTGGCTGGAGACCGGGCAGCAGCAGGCCTGGCGCGCCTTCATCATGGGCTCGGAGCTGCTGCTCCACCAGCTCGACCGTGAGCTGCGCGCGGAGCACGAGCTCTCGTTCAGCGAGTACGAGATCCTGGTGCGGCTGTCCGAGGCCGAGGACGGCCGGATGCGGATGGCGCTGCTGGCCGACTCGATGTCGCACTCGCGCAGCCGGGTGACGCACACGATCGCGCGGATGGAGCGGGCCGGCCTGGTCGAGCGCCACGCCTCGGCGTCCGACGGCCGCGGGGTGGTGGCGGTGATGACGCCGCAGGGCCGCGACCTCCTGGTACAGGCGGCGCCCACGCACGTGCGCGGGGTGCGCCAGCACCTCGTCGACCTCGCCTCGCCCGAGGACTTCGCCGCCCTGGGTCGGATCTTCGACGAGGTCAGCGACCGCCTGCTGCGCGACCTGCCGGCCGGCGCCGACATCCGCGACGAGGCCCAGCGCCCGGGCTGA
- the ettA gene encoding energy-dependent translational throttle protein EttA, which translates to MADYVYTLYNVRKAHGDKVVLDNVTLSFLPDAKIGVVGPNGTGKSTLLKIMAGLDQANNGDAMLAPDATVGMLQQEPPLSEGRTVLENVEEAVGEIKGKLDRYNAISEELADPDADYDRLLAEMGDLQTDLDHASAWDLDSRLDQAMDALRCPPPDAIVDHLSGGERRRVALCKLLLQQPSLLLLDEPTNHLDAESVAWLEGHLASYPGAVLAVTHDRYFLDNVATWILELDRGRAHPYEGNYTTYLETKKDRLKIEGQKDAKRAKALERELEWVRSNAKARQTKSRSRLARYEEMAAEADRMRKIDTSEINIPAGPRLGDVVLEAEHLGKGFDGRTLLDDLSFSLPRAGIVGVIGPNGVGKTTLFRMIVGQEEPDKGTLDVGKTVKISYVDQSRGGIDPRKNVWEVVSDGLDFIKVANFEMNSRAYVASFGFKGPDQQKKAGVLSGGERNRLNLALTLKMGGNMLLLDEPTNDLDVETLSSLEDALLEFPGCAVITSHDRWFLDRTATHILAWEGTEQDPGRWFWFEGNFAAYEANKIERLGIEAARPHRVTHRRLTRE; encoded by the coding sequence ATGGCTGACTACGTCTACACGCTCTACAACGTCCGCAAGGCCCACGGCGACAAGGTGGTGCTCGACAACGTCACGCTGTCGTTCCTGCCCGACGCCAAGATCGGCGTCGTCGGACCCAACGGCACCGGCAAGTCCACCCTGCTGAAGATCATGGCGGGGCTCGACCAGGCCAACAACGGCGACGCGATGCTCGCCCCCGACGCCACCGTCGGCATGCTCCAGCAGGAGCCGCCGCTGTCGGAGGGCCGCACCGTCCTGGAGAACGTCGAGGAGGCGGTCGGCGAGATCAAGGGCAAGCTCGACCGCTACAACGCCATCTCCGAGGAGCTGGCCGACCCCGACGCGGACTATGACCGGTTGCTCGCCGAGATGGGCGACCTGCAGACCGACCTCGACCACGCCAGCGCCTGGGACCTCGACAGCCGCCTCGACCAGGCGATGGACGCGCTGCGCTGCCCGCCGCCGGACGCGATCGTCGACCACCTCTCCGGTGGTGAGCGCCGCCGCGTCGCGCTGTGCAAGCTGCTGCTCCAGCAGCCCTCGCTGCTGCTCCTCGACGAGCCCACCAACCACCTCGACGCCGAGTCGGTGGCCTGGCTCGAGGGCCACCTCGCGAGCTACCCCGGCGCCGTCCTGGCCGTGACCCACGACCGCTACTTCCTCGACAACGTCGCCACCTGGATCCTCGAGCTCGACCGCGGTCGCGCACACCCCTACGAGGGCAACTACACGACCTACCTCGAGACCAAGAAGGACCGCCTCAAGATCGAGGGGCAGAAGGACGCCAAGCGCGCCAAGGCCCTCGAGCGCGAGCTCGAGTGGGTCCGCTCCAACGCCAAGGCGCGGCAGACCAAGAGCCGCTCGCGCCTCGCGCGCTACGAGGAGATGGCGGCCGAGGCCGACCGGATGCGCAAGATCGACACCTCCGAGATCAACATCCCCGCCGGTCCCCGGCTGGGCGACGTGGTCCTGGAGGCCGAGCACCTCGGCAAGGGCTTCGACGGCCGCACCCTGCTCGACGACCTGTCGTTCTCGCTCCCGCGGGCCGGCATCGTCGGCGTCATCGGCCCCAACGGCGTCGGCAAGACCACGCTGTTCCGGATGATCGTGGGCCAGGAGGAGCCCGACAAGGGCACGCTCGACGTCGGCAAGACCGTCAAGATCTCCTACGTCGACCAGAGCCGCGGCGGCATCGACCCCCGCAAGAACGTCTGGGAGGTCGTCTCCGACGGCCTGGACTTCATCAAGGTCGCCAACTTCGAGATGAACTCCCGCGCCTACGTCGCGTCGTTCGGCTTCAAGGGCCCCGACCAGCAGAAGAAGGCCGGCGTGCTCTCCGGCGGCGAGCGCAACCGGCTCAACCTGGCGCTCACGCTGAAGATGGGTGGCAACATGCTGCTGCTCGACGAGCCCACCAACGACCTCGACGTTGAGACGCTGTCCTCGCTCGAGGACGCGCTCCTGGAGTTCCCGGGCTGTGCGGTGATCACCTCGCACGACCGGTGGTTCCTGGACCGCACCGCCACCCACATCCTGGCGTGGGAGGGCACCGAGCAGGACCCGGGCCGCTGGTTCTGGTTCGAGGGCAACTTCGCGGCCTACGAGGCCAACAAGATCGAGCGCCTCGGCATCGAGGCCGCGCGGCCGCACCGCGTGACCCACCGCCGCCTCACCCGCGAGTGA
- a CDS encoding PLP-dependent aminotransferase family protein has product MAHPSLPLRPLDRTDPAPLPAQVAAQVRALVLDGTLVLHDRLPGSRTLAVELGVSRAVVQQAYDQLVAEGWAAARHGSGTVVASTGLTPTSQRGPRVPEPSGDLVRLDTGTPWVDPRQRAGWRRAWREVSAAHPPPGYDDPRGLHALREAIAERLARTRGLAVHPDEVMTTNGTTDALRHLLLSLPPGAVAVEDPGYRAVVALAGAVGREVVDLEPGRAPASLAGCAAAYLTPAHQHPLGTVLPAPARLATLEVARAAGTLVVEDDYDSEFRWDVAPVPAMAALDRDRVAYVGTASKSVSPSLRLGWLVAPPAIHDRVVALRAATHDAVPWPVQRAFLSLLRDGYVDRVVRAGRRVYADRLPRVVEALSPYAELTAPPAGMYVAWRMPADRARAARDAAREAGFEVPMLADHCRRAGDTGLVLGVGGCTDEELDRALAALVAGCRRGGERDGAPGSP; this is encoded by the coding sequence GTGGCGCACCCCAGCCTGCCGCTGCGTCCGCTGGACCGCACCGACCCGGCTCCGCTGCCGGCGCAGGTGGCGGCCCAGGTGCGGGCGCTGGTGCTCGACGGGACCCTGGTGCTGCACGACCGGCTGCCGGGGTCGCGCACCCTGGCGGTCGAGCTCGGGGTGTCCCGGGCCGTGGTGCAGCAGGCCTACGACCAGCTGGTCGCGGAGGGGTGGGCGGCTGCCCGCCACGGGTCCGGCACGGTGGTCGCGTCCACCGGCCTCACGCCGACCTCGCAGCGTGGCCCGCGCGTCCCGGAGCCGTCGGGCGACCTGGTCCGCCTGGACACGGGCACGCCGTGGGTCGACCCGCGGCAGCGGGCCGGCTGGCGCCGGGCGTGGCGCGAGGTCTCGGCCGCCCACCCGCCGCCCGGCTACGACGACCCGCGCGGCCTGCACGCCCTCCGCGAGGCGATCGCCGAGCGCCTGGCCCGGACCCGCGGCCTGGCGGTCCACCCCGACGAGGTGATGACCACGAACGGCACCACCGACGCGCTGCGCCACCTGCTGCTGAGCCTGCCGCCGGGTGCCGTCGCGGTGGAGGACCCGGGCTACCGGGCGGTGGTGGCGCTGGCCGGGGCCGTGGGGCGCGAGGTGGTCGACCTCGAGCCGGGTCGGGCCCCGGCGTCGCTCGCGGGCTGCGCCGCGGCGTACCTCACCCCGGCGCACCAGCACCCGCTCGGCACCGTCCTCCCGGCGCCCGCCCGGCTGGCCACGCTCGAGGTGGCCCGGGCCGCGGGGACGCTGGTCGTCGAGGACGACTACGACTCGGAGTTCCGCTGGGACGTCGCGCCCGTCCCGGCGATGGCGGCGCTGGACCGCGACCGCGTCGCCTACGTCGGCACCGCGTCGAAGTCGGTGTCGCCGAGCCTGCGGCTGGGCTGGCTGGTGGCGCCGCCGGCGATCCACGACCGGGTCGTCGCGCTGCGCGCGGCCACCCACGACGCGGTGCCGTGGCCGGTGCAGCGGGCGTTCCTGTCCCTGCTGCGCGACGGGTACGTCGACCGCGTGGTCCGCGCCGGGCGTCGCGTCTACGCCGACCGGCTGCCGCGGGTCGTCGAGGCGCTGTCGCCGTACGCCGAGCTGACCGCGCCGCCGGCCGGGATGTACGTCGCCTGGCGGATGCCCGCGGACCGGGCTCGGGCCGCCCGCGACGCTGCCCGCGAGGCCGGCTTCGAGGTCCCGATGCTCGCCGACCACTGCCGGCGGGCGGGCGACACCGGCCTCGTGCTCGGGGTGGGCGGCTGCACCGACGAGGAGCTCGACCGGGCGCTGGCCGCGCTGGTGGCGGGGTGCCGGCGAGGAGGGGAGCGGGACGGTGCTCCCGGGAGCCCTTAG